From the Neobacillus sp. PS3-34 genome, the window GATGCTGTAACAAACAAGCCTATTTTAAATCCATATGTTATTAAAAAAATTAACGGCGTTGATATCGGTTTTATTGGTGTTACGCTAACTGATACGCCAAATATCGTTATTCCAAGCGGAGTAGCAGGCGTTAAGTTTTTAGATGAGGCGGAATCTATCAACAAATATGCTGCAGAATTAAAGAAAAAGGGCGTAAAAACGATTGTTGTCCTTGCGCATAATCCTGTAACATCTGATCAGGACGGATCCAATCCAAAAGATGAATTAGCTGAAATTGCTAATAAAGTGGACGATGAAGTCGATGTAATGTTCGGCGGCCACAATCATAAATACGCGAATACAACAGTTGATGGAAAATTGATTGTCGAAGCCTATTCCTATGGAACAGCTTTTGCTGATGTTGATTTAACGATCGATCCAAATACGAAAAACGTTATTTCTAAAAAAGCGGAAATCGTTACAACATACCGTGACAAGATTCAGCCTGATGCCGAAATTAAGGCGATGATCGATAAGTATGTTGCGGATGCGGCTCCAATTTTAAATAGAGTCATTGGAAAAACTCCTAATTTTATCAGCCGTACAGAAAATGCTGATGGAGAGTCTGCAATGGGGAATTTGATTGCTGATTCCATGAAAGCGCAAACTGGTACTGACTTTGCGTTCATGAATGCGGGCGGCATACGTGCAGATATCGTTGCTGGAGATATCACATGGAAGGAAGCATTCACTGTCCAGCCTTTCGGCAACGATTTAGTGAAAATGACGTTGACAGGTGCCCAAATCAAGGCGTTATTTGAACAGCAGTGGAGCCCAACAAGTACTCGTATTCTAAAGGTCGCAGGATTAAAGGTTCAATATAATGATTCATTAGCAATTGGCAGCCGCGTCGTTTCTTTGACAAAAGATGACGGAACTCCAATTGTGCCAGACCAAAACTACACTGTTACAGTGAACAGCTTTATGGCTGGCGGCGGTGACGGCTACAGCGTCCTTCTTCAAGGAACAAACCGTGCGACTGATGTTGTTGACCTTGATGCGTTAGTCAATTATCTTAGCGCCAAAGGTGAAGTGAATCCGCAAATCGAAGGCAGAATTGTTAAGCTTAATAAATAATGATTCGTTTAGGCCGCGCCGTCCACTATGGATGGTGCGGTTTTTTTAGGATTACTTCATTGTAAACGGATGCAAATTCTACTATTTTCATATAGAATATGATAAATACATAATGTAGAGAAAAAGATAAGGACGGTATTTCTTATGAAAACGGCAGTCGTTACGGATAGTACGGCGTACATACCGAAGGAATTGCGCGATAAATGGAACATTTACATGATTCCACTGAATGTGATATTTGGAAATGAAGTTTATCGAGAAGAAGTAGATATAGACGCACTGGATTTTTTTGAAGAGGTTAAAAACCGAAAGCTGCCGACCACTTCGCAGCCGCCTGTCGGAGAATTTGTTGAGCTGTTTGAACGGCTTTCGGCGGAGTACGACGCTGTAGTGAGCATCCACCTTTCAAGCGGCATCAGCGGAACATATCAGGGAGCCGTAACAGCGGCGGGCATGGTTGAAGACATCAAGGTATATCCGTTTGATTCGGAAATCAGCTGCATGGTACAGGGCTTTTATGTGCTCGAGGCCGCAGAATGGGCTGCAAGGGGAGAGTCTCCGGAGGCTATTATGAACCGTCTTGAGGAAATGAAGAAATCGGCCGATGCCTATTTCATGGTAGACGATCTGGGGCATCTTCAGCGGGGCGGACGCCTGTCGAGCGCTCAGGCATTGATTGGCAGCCTGCTTCAGGTAAAGCCACTTCTTCATTTTGTTGATGCAAAAATTGTCCCGTTTGAAAAAATCCGCACCCGCAAGCGGGCAATGAAGCGTATCGCCGAGCGGTTGGGTGAAGTCGCCGCTGGAGATGAGGCATACCGGGCCGTCATCATCCACGCCAACCGGGAAACAGAAGCTCTTGAATGGAAGTCCGAGCTTGAGGCCGAGTTCCCAAATGTAGAATTCATGCTTGGCTACTTCGGAGCAGTCATCGGCACACACCTAGGCGAAGGCGCCATGGGAATGGGATGGGTGAAGAAATAAGTTTGCTGTGTTGCCCTTTCGGCTTGAGCCGGAAGGGTTTTTAAATTGGCCAGGACGAGAGAGGATGAAACTGAAAAGGATGGTGAGCGATCGTACCAGGGCCAGGAGGTAATTAATCCTTAGAAGAGGCTTGCGGCGAAATAATCGGTTAATTCCGCGAGATTCTTATGAAAACGCGCGAGAAAAACAGCAAAGTCCGCGAGAAAAACGGATATTCCGCGAGAAAACGGAAGGATTCTACTAAAAATGGTTCGGCAGCGACGATTTGCTGCCCTTCCGGCTCTGGCCGTCAGGGTTTTTATAAAAAATGGCCCGGACGAGCGGATATGAGGGCTCAAATAGGTAGCGAGCTGCCGACACATGAATGATAGGACCAGGGCCAAGAGGTAATTGATCCTTTGAAGGGCTTGCGGCGAAATAATCGGTTAATTCCGCGAGATTGTTATGAAAACGCTCGAGAAAAACAGCAAAGTCCGCGAGATAAATAGAAAAACCGGCGAGAAAAACGGATATTCCGCGAGAAAACGGAATGATTCTACTAAAAATAGGTTCGCCAGTGACAATTTGCTGCCCTTCCGGCTCTGGCCGTCAGGGTTTTTATAAAAAATGGCCCGGACGAGCGGATATGAGGGCTCAAATAAGTAGCGAGCTGCCGACACATGAATGATAGTACCCGGGCCAGGAGGTAATTGATCCTTTGAAGAGGCTTGCGGCGAACTAATCGGTTAATTCCGCGAGATTTTTATGAAAACGCGCGAGAATATCGTAAAAGTCCGCGAGATAAATAGAAAAACCAGCGAGAAAAACGGATATTTCGCGAGAAAACGGAAGGATTCTACTAAAAATGGTTCGACAGCGACGATTTGCTGCCCTTCCGGCTCTGGCCGGAAGGGTTTTTATAAAAAATGGCCCGGACGATCGGATAGGAGAGCTCAAATTGGTGGTGAGCTGCCGATACATGAATGATAGTACCAGGGCCAAGAGGTAATTGATCTTTGAAGAGATTTGCGGCGAAATAAACGGTTAATTCCGCGAGATTGTTTTGAAAACGCAGGAGAAAAAACAGAAAGTCCGCGAGATAAATAGAAAAACCGGCGAGAAAAACGGATATTTCGCGAGAAAACGGAAGGATTCTACTAAAAAAGATTCGAGAGTGACAATTTGCTGCCCTTCCGGCTCTGGCCGTCAGGGTTTTTATAAAAACTGGCCCGGACGAGCTGATATGAGGGATCAAATAGGTGGCGAGCTGCCGACACATGAATGATAGTACCCGGGCCAGGAGGTAATTGATCCTTTGAAGGGCTTGCGGCGAAATAATCGGTTAATTCCGCGAGATTCTTATGAAAACGCGCGAGAATAAACAGAAAGTCTGCGAGATAAATAGAAAAACCGGCGAGAAAGACCACTAATTCAGCGAAATAGATCACTCAATAAGTATCAAAAGAGAGGTCGCACGTTGTATTTGTGACGAATTTTCAAAATTACTGATTCGAGGCAGGAATAAAGCAGCCAAAACGAGAATTTTTTCAAAAAAAGAGGAGTGTGAAGCTATTGATTGTAAAACAAAGGACAATACCTATAGAGATTATTGTAAATAATGCTTTAAAAAGAAGATTGATGCCTAACCATCCTGCATTACCGGCAATCGATAAAGACTTATATAAAAAGAATGCCGGACATTATGGGGAAGAAGCCATGGATTATCCTTTAAAAATGCTTTCAAAAAAAGATTATGTCATTTTTCACGGTCTGCGACTTCCTTACGATGATATGCATTTTCAAATTGACACACTCCTATTAACCACAAAATTTGGTATGATTCTTGAGTCGAAAAATTTAGGAGGGGAATTATATTTTGATGAGTCAAGTGAACAATTATTTCAAACGTATAATGGAAAAAAGGAAGGTGTACAGTATCCAATTTCTCAGGTACAACGCCAGATAAAGCTCCTCAAAGCTCTTCTCCAGCGTAATATGATTCCTGTGGTTCCGTATGATTTTCAAGTCGTCATCAGCCATTCATCGACTATTCTCCTGCCCCTCGGTGCTCCCGTTCTTCAAAAAGTTTGTCATGTCCATTCCCTCCACGGAAGAATAGAGAAAGTGGAAAACAGATATAAAAAAGACATTCTTGATTTAAAAACATTGCAAAAAGCGACTCGGCTGCTGATAAAAAAGCATGAGCCAAAGAAACTTGCTATTAAAAAAAAGTATGGCATCGAGAAAAATGAAATATTAACAGGTGTTCATTGTCCTGAGTGCTCCTATCGTCCGATGCAGTACAAAAAAGGCAAATGGCTATGCCTGCCAAGCTCAATCAAAGGATGCTTATTTTCAAGGCCTCGGAGATTATTGCCTCCTCATAAATTCCACCATTACTAATTCCGAATTGCGGCGTTTCCTCCATCTCCCGACCATTGGCATTGCACAGAAATTTCTCCGGTCGCTAAACCTTCCCGTTACTGGAAAAACGAAAGATAGAGAATACGATCTTCAATCACTAGCTCCCAAAAATTAAGAAGGTGACATTTTGCGATTTTTAATCGAAAAAGAAAAGCTCGTTCCAGTTACTGAATTGGTTGAAAGTTCACTCCCTATTTCACACATTTCAACACTGCCTGAGTTCATAATCAATCCCGACTTCCCCTTCAATCAAGACCTCCAATCCTTTCTCACTGGAAAACAGCTCCTTCTCGATGACCTCCCCATTCCTATAACCGAAATCCATGAACACTATGAAAATGGTTATATCCAATACCGTAAAGGAATCACTTACAAGGGCAAAAATCCCAGGTGTGCCCGCTGCGGCAACAGTGACGAGCAATGGTTCGCACGTTTCCCGTGCTCTAGGTGCGGTGAAAAATGTCTCTATTGCAGAAAGTGCATTATGATGGGACGAATCAGTGAGTGCACACCACTCATCAGTTGGCAAGGACCGCCACCCGCTCCCGACCTTCCAGACGAAATCCTGGAGTGGAGGGGGATTTTATCAGAAAGGCCAGACCACAGCGTCAAATCGGGTAATCGCAGCGGTCCGACACAATGAGGATCTTCTTGTCTGGCCGTATGCGGCGCAGGAAAAACGGAGGTTCTTTTTGCAGGAATTGAAGCGGCTCTCGCCGATCAAAAAAGAGTCTGTATCGCGACACCACGCACGGATGTCGTTCTCGAACTCACCCCAAGGCTGAAGGCCGCCTTTCCGAACATTCCCGTTGCGTCTCTGTATGGAGGCAGCGAGGATCGACATGTTTTTGCCCCCCTCACAATTGCGACCACCCACCAGCTGCTCCGCTTTTACCATGCCTTTGACACACTTATCCTCGATGAAGTGGACGCATTTCCCTACACTGCGGAGGAATCTCTTCAGCATGCAGCCATCCAGGCGCGAAAGCCTGAATCGGCCATGATCTATCTGACAGCAACGCCGAATCAAAAATGGCAGAGGGAGTGCCGGACAGGAAAAAGAAACTTCGTCACGATCCCGGCGAGATTTCATCGCCATCCGCTTCCTGTACCCGTATTCTCCTGGTGTGGCAACTGGAAGAAACAGCTTCTGAAAGGAAGACTGCCCTCAAACATCCTCAAATGGGTTCAACAACGTCTTCAGCTTCGCAAACAGACTCTGTTATTTTTTCCCCATATAAAATTAATGGAAAAAGCTCTCCCTGTCCTACAACAGCTTGATTCAACGATTGAGGCTGTCCATGCCGAAGACCCATTGCGAAAGGAAAAAGTGATGAAGATGCGCAATAAAGAGATTCCGCTGCTGCTTACGACAACGATTCTTGAACGGGGCGTGACCTTTCCCAATATCGATGTGGCGGTAATAGGAGCGGAGGATGATATTTTTACAGAAAGTGCCCTTGTCCAAATTTCCGGGCGGCCGGAAGGAGTGCGGATTTCCCGACTGGCGACATCGTATTCTTCCATTACGGAAAAACAGAAGCGATGCTAAAGGCAAGAAAGCAGATTATCGCGATGAACCGGGAGGGTTTTCAAAAAGGACTGCTGGATGGAGGGGGAATGTAGTATGGCGAAAGGTTTTTTCCAATTTGACCGCTGTTTGATATGCCACGAAGTAATCAATCCACCAATCGGCTGGAACTCTATTTTTTCAATCGAAAAAGGACACTTTTTGTGCGAGGAATGCGAGGGCAAGCTCGAGACGATTAAAGGGGAGACATGCCATATATGCGGGCGTTCGTTTACCCCATCAGAAGAGCAGTTTCGGCAGGACGAGCTTTGCCTCGACTGCGTCCGTTGGGAGGATGATTCCCAGTGGAGTGGCCTGCTTTTGAAAAATTCATCCCTCTATGTTTATAACGATTTTTTAAAGGAGGTCATCGCGCTTTTTAAATATCGCGGGGACTATGCGATTGCAAAAGCGTTTTCCCAGCCCATGACTGAAAAAATCAACACTTTGCAAGCTGATTTGTACATTCCCGTCCCTTTAAGTGATGAGCGGCTTTATGAGCGGGGCTTTAACCAGGCCGAAGCACTTATATTGGGGGCTGGCCAAAAGCCATGCCATCTCCTAACCCGAATCCACTCAGAAAAACAATCGAAAAAAACACGCTCCGAACGTATTCACCTACCACAGGTGTTTCATTTACATACCGACAGAAATCTAATGGGGAAAAACGTCGTCCTTGTCGATGATATTTACACAACAGGCTCGACCCTAAGGCATGCAGCAAAACTTTTAAAGGATGCAGGTGCTTTAACGATTCAGTCGCTCACCTTGGCAAGAGGATGAACCGTGGTTTGATGATTAATAGGAAAAATTATGGTAAAATTACAGGAGGAAGAAACATGAAAAGGCTTAACCCACTAAATGATTTCCTTTTTAAAAAACTGTTCGGAGAAGAGAAGGATAAGGACCTTTTAATCGGGTTTCTTAATGCAATACTCAATTCCGACATTGTTAATTTGACGATCGAGAATGAAAATCTTCACAGAACCACTGAGGAAGATAAATTAGGCATTTTGGATATTAAGGCTAAAACGATAACAGGTGAAAAATTTAATGTTGAAGTTCAACTGGTAAACCAGAAAAATATGATTCCAAGAACGCTTTTTTACTGGTCAAAGCTTTTTGTGGAGGATTTCGAATCAGGAAGCAATTACAAGCAATTACAGAAGACCGTTGCCATTAATATTCTTGGATTTAAATTAGAAGAGTTAAGGTATGAATCGTTTCATTCTATTTTTAAATTGCGTGAAGTCAGTTCAAATCAATTATTAACCGACTTAATAGAAATACACTTCATCGATTTCCCAAAATTCGAGGAAGAAAATTACAATTTAAAAAATCCCCTGCACCGCTGGTTATTATTTTTAAAAGAGGATATTCCGCAAGATCAGTTAAGGGAGGTTGTTAACATGGATAGTATTCTTAATAAAGCAGAAGAAAAGCTGATGAAATTGAGTGCCGATCCCGAAACTCGAAGAGAGTATGAGTTAAGAGCAAAAGCCCTTTCGGACGAACGCAGCAGAATGGAAGATGCGAAAGAAGAGGGGATGGAAAAAGGAATTGCACAAGGTATCGAAAAAGGAATTGCAAAAGGAATCGAAAAAGGAATAACCCAAGGAGTATTAAAGGTCGTTCAAAGTTTTTTAGATAGTGGAATGCCCCTTTCGGAAGTTGCCAAACACACTCCGTATACGGAAGAAGAATTGGAAGCAATGTTAAAAAAGAAGGAATGAGTTCACATGAATTTTTCTGAAGAAAAGCTGATGAAATTGAGTGCTGATCCCGAAACTCGAAGAGAGTATGAGTTAAGAGCAAAAGCCCTTTCGGACGAACGAAGCAGAATGGAAGATGCGAAGGAAGAGGGGATTTTTAATGTTGTAAAAAGTTTATTGGAAAGAGGAATGCCCCTTTCCGAGATTGCCAAACACACTCCATATACACTTGATGAATTAAGCAAATTAGTAAAGAATGAGGAAAAAAGTTAGGCAGGATTCTATTTTTTGAGTATGTTTCTCCCATTCCTTTCCTGTTCCATACACGTTATAATGAAAAAAACATAGAAGCGATCAGGGGGATATTGAATGGAGAATTTACAGAACTGTCCTGGCTGCAATGAGATTTTTGTGAAAACGCAATTTCGGGATGTGTGCCCGAAATGCTGGAAGCAGGAAGAAAATGATTATGAAACCGTTTATACCTTTATGCGGAGACGGGAAAACCGCGCGGCAACGATTGAGCAGGTTGTGACGCAAACGGGTGTAAAGGAAGACAAGCTTCTTAAATTTATAAAAAAAGGGCGAATCCAGCTGGCTCATTTTCCGAATCTGGGCTACCCGTGTGATAAGTGCGGACATATTATCCGTACAGGGAAGCTGTGTGAAAAGTGCCAGACCGAGCTGCGCCAGGATCTGAAGCAGCATGAAGCGGATGAAGAACGGAAGCAGGAAATACAACGGCGTGAAAAAAAATCTGCCTACTATATTTCAGAGGGAAACTAAGCTGCATATCGATGTGCGGCTTTTTTTTATAGTAATAAAGATATAATTTTAACTTAATCAATAAAATATTTAAAAAATCATTGATTTTATCCGATAATAGTATTAGGAGAACAAGGTTCGTAATGAAAGTGAGGGAATGTCGATGAAAATCAATCCATTTGGTACGCAGGGAGTCAATCCGTATAAACGCCAGATGAATAAAGTTGATCAAGTCAGCAAGACGGCTGGTAAGGCGACAGACAAGGTTGAAATCTCTGCTACTGCAAAGGA encodes:
- a CDS encoding bifunctional UDP-sugar hydrolase/5'-nucleotidase, with the translated sequence MKNLLKVVAPALVLGLVFAPTVDAAKPVSKHKVEVKKGSKHHGYEKVKEAAKKLAPINKNLVKVEVNVAVTAKVTADFYSKPKSKEAELAFYRGTLGKVYSYSNQLNALKKQVDQVSRKYGKTADVNAAYKKVAAIGAKILAAKNTLAELHKNFTPMNAAKPFEVQILGINDFHGQLDTYDTKLNAGGAEYLAAYLKQREATNPNTLLVHAGDMVGASSPVSALLQDEPTIRFLNKMGFDVGTLGNHEFDEGVQEMMRLIKGGAHPKTVDKYGPFEGAQFPYVSANVVDAVTNKPILNPYVIKKINGVDIGFIGVTLTDTPNIVIPSGVAGVKFLDEAESINKYAAELKKKGVKTIVVLAHNPVTSDQDGSNPKDELAEIANKVDDEVDVMFGGHNHKYANTTVDGKLIVEAYSYGTAFADVDLTIDPNTKNVISKKAEIVTTYRDKIQPDAEIKAMIDKYVADAAPILNRVIGKTPNFISRTENADGESAMGNLIADSMKAQTGTDFAFMNAGGIRADIVAGDITWKEAFTVQPFGNDLVKMTLTGAQIKALFEQQWSPTSTRILKVAGLKVQYNDSLAIGSRVVSLTKDDGTPIVPDQNYTVTVNSFMAGGGDGYSVLLQGTNRATDVVDLDALVNYLSAKGEVNPQIEGRIVKLNK
- a CDS encoding DegV family protein: MKTAVVTDSTAYIPKELRDKWNIYMIPLNVIFGNEVYREEVDIDALDFFEEVKNRKLPTTSQPPVGEFVELFERLSAEYDAVVSIHLSSGISGTYQGAVTAAGMVEDIKVYPFDSEISCMVQGFYVLEAAEWAARGESPEAIMNRLEEMKKSADAYFMVDDLGHLQRGGRLSSAQALIGSLLQVKPLLHFVDAKIVPFEKIRTRKRAMKRIAERLGEVAAGDEAYRAVIIHANRETEALEWKSELEAEFPNVEFMLGYFGAVIGTHLGEGAMGMGWVKK
- a CDS encoding nuclease-related domain-containing protein, producing MIVKQRTIPIEIIVNNALKRRLMPNHPALPAIDKDLYKKNAGHYGEEAMDYPLKMLSKKDYVIFHGLRLPYDDMHFQIDTLLLTTKFGMILESKNLGGELYFDESSEQLFQTYNGKKEGVQYPISQVQRQIKLLKALLQRNMIPVVPYDFQVVISHSSTILLPLGAPVLQKVCHVHSLHGRIEKVENRYKKDILDLKTLQKATRLLIKKHEPKKLAIKKKYGIEKNEILTGVHCPECSYRPMQYKKGKWLCLPSSIKGCLFSRPRRLLPPHKFHHY
- a CDS encoding ComF family protein, producing the protein MAKGFFQFDRCLICHEVINPPIGWNSIFSIEKGHFLCEECEGKLETIKGETCHICGRSFTPSEEQFRQDELCLDCVRWEDDSQWSGLLLKNSSLYVYNDFLKEVIALFKYRGDYAIAKAFSQPMTEKINTLQADLYIPVPLSDERLYERGFNQAEALILGAGQKPCHLLTRIHSEKQSKKTRSERIHLPQVFHLHTDRNLMGKNVVLVDDIYTTGSTLRHAAKLLKDAGALTIQSLTLARG
- a CDS encoding Rpn family recombination-promoting nuclease/putative transposase, yielding MKRLNPLNDFLFKKLFGEEKDKDLLIGFLNAILNSDIVNLTIENENLHRTTEEDKLGILDIKAKTITGEKFNVEVQLVNQKNMIPRTLFYWSKLFVEDFESGSNYKQLQKTVAINILGFKLEELRYESFHSIFKLREVSSNQLLTDLIEIHFIDFPKFEEENYNLKNPLHRWLLFLKEDIPQDQLREVVNMDSILNKAEEKLMKLSADPETRREYELRAKALSDERSRMEDAKEEGMEKGIAQGIEKGIAKGIEKGITQGVLKVVQSFLDSGMPLSEVAKHTPYTEEELEAMLKKKE
- a CDS encoding TIGR03826 family flagellar region protein, encoding MENLQNCPGCNEIFVKTQFRDVCPKCWKQEENDYETVYTFMRRRENRAATIEQVVTQTGVKEDKLLKFIKKGRIQLAHFPNLGYPCDKCGHIIRTGKLCEKCQTELRQDLKQHEADEERKQEIQRREKKSAYYISEGN